A DNA window from Amphiprion ocellaris isolate individual 3 ecotype Okinawa chromosome 8, ASM2253959v1, whole genome shotgun sequence contains the following coding sequences:
- the slc26a10 gene encoding solute carrier family 26 member 10 encodes MSASVAVYRNIYTEDRFKQAYGSDDNTSGSLRLREKLAGRCRCSRRACLHLLRERVPIFSWLPRYRLKKWILGDTVAGLTVGILHIPQGMAFALLTSVAPIFGLYTSFFPVVLYMFFGTGRHVSTGTFAVVSLMTGSVVEQLVPTPLEMNSSSSEAADFEAQRIGVASAVALLSGIIMLCMFGLQLGFLSTYLSEPIVKAFTSAAAFHVTVSQLQSMLGLRLPRHTGTFSLFKTLASVMENLPHTNTAELLISLVCLAILVPVKEINMRYRHRLRTPIPVEILTVIIATAVAYAFSLDSAYSIEIVGHIPAGFPKPQMPAFHTFPDIAGDTIAITFVGYAVSVSLAMIYADKHGYSIHPNQELLAHGISNTVSSFFTCFPSSATLATTNILESAGGYTQLSGLFTSLVVLVVLLLIGPLFYFLPKAVLACINVTSLRQMFLQFQDLPELWRISKIDFMVWVVTWLSVVVLNVDLGLAIGVVFSMMTVICRTQRASCSVLGRASNTEIYRPLENHSKCYEVPGVKILTYNGPIYYGNRSFFREEMSRLLGLTPEKIRSREKARKALEKREREATVNTVERGIANTSFSSENEFFKSGTSESDVQVVLIDCSSVIFVDVAGARLFTQMCTECQKVGVHVYLANCNESVLKILTSSGLMNYMNPQHIFVTVHDAVMYIQQQQEKPPENTPTVWV; translated from the exons ATGAGCGCTTCTGTGGCCGTGTACAGGAATATCTACACGGAGGACCGCTTCAAACAGGCGTACGGCTCGGATGATAACACGAGTGGAAGCTTGAGGCTCCGGGAAAAACTCGCGGGGAGATGCAGGTGTTCGAGGCGAGCCTGCCTTCACCTGTTGAGGGAGAGAGTTCCCATTTTCAGCTGGCTGCCGAGGTACAGACTGAAGAAATGGATCTTAGGAGATACTGTAGCTGGTCTCACTGTGGGCATTCTGCACATTCCACAAG GCATGGCCTTTGCTTTACTCACGTCTGTGGCTCCAATTTTTGGTCTTTACACCTCCTTCTTCCCCGTTGTCCTATACATGTTTTTTGGCACAGGTCGCCATGTGTCCACAG GTACATTTGCTGTAGTGAGTCTGATGACTGGTTCTGTGGTGGAGCAGTTGGTTCCTACTCCTCTGGAGATGAACTCAAGTTCGTCAGAAGCCGCTGACTTCGAGGCCCAGAGAATTGGGGTGGCCTCAGCTGTAGCGCTTCTCTCAGGAATTATTATG CTCTGCATGTTTGGTCTTCAGCTGGGCTTCCTCTCCACCTATCTGTCAGAGCCAATTGTTAAGGCTTTCACCAGCGCTGCTGCCTTCCATGTCACCGTCTCACAGCTGCAAAGCATGCTGGGCCTGCGACTCCCTCGCCACACCGGGACCTTCTCCCTCTTCAAG ACTTTAGCATCAGTGATGGAGAACCTGCCTCATACCAACACGGCAGAGCTGCTGATCTCTTTGGTGTGTTTGGCCATCCTGGTCCCAGTCAAGGAGATCAACATGCGTTACCGGCACCGTCTGCGTACACCTATCCCAGTGGAGATCCTCACG GTGATTATTGCTACAGCTGTGGCCTATGCCTTCTCACTGGACTCTGCTTACAGCATTGAAATAGTTGGTCACATCCCTGCTGG ATTCCCGAAGCCTCAAATGCCTGCCTTTCACACTTTCCCAGACATTGCTGGAGACACAATAGCCATAACATTTGTTGGTTATGCCGTGTCTGTCTCGCTGGCAATGATTTATGCTGACAAACATGGATATTCTATACATCCCAACCAG gaGCTGCTGGCTCATGGCATCTCCAACACAGTGTCCTCCTTCTTTACCTGCTTCCCCAGTTCAGCCACTCTGGCCACCACTAATATACTTGAGAGTGCTGGAGGATACACACAG CTCTCTGGCTTGTTCACTAGTCTGGTCGTCCTGGTTGTCCTGCTGCTGATCGGACCACTGTTCTACTTCTTACCCAAG GCAGTCCTGGCATGCATCAATGTTACCAGCCTGAGGCAGATGTTCTTGCAGTTCCAAGACTTACCTGAACTGTGGCGAATCAGCAAGATTGACTTT ATGGTTTGGGTTGTCACCTGGCTGTCTGTAGTGGTGCTTAATGTGGACCTTGGCCTAGCTATCGGGGTGGTTTTCTCTATGATGACCGTCATATGCCGCACACAAAG GGCCAGTTGTTCAGTGCTTGGTCGGGCCAGCAACACAGAAATTTACAGACCTCTGGAGAACCACAGCAAG tgCTACGAGGTGCCTGGAGTGAAGATCCTGACTTACAACGGGCCTATTTACTACGGCAACCGTAGTTTCTTCAGGGAGGAAATGAGCAGGCTGCTGGGCCTGACGCCAGAGAAGATCCGCAGCCGGGAGAAGGCCAGGAAAGCCCTGGAGAAACGGGAGAGAGAGGCCACCGTCAACACTGTG GAAAGAGGCATTGCAAACACATCATTTTCCTCAGAAAATGAGTTCTTTAAATCAG GAACATCTGAGAGTGACGTCCAGGTAGTGTTAATCGATTGCAGCAGTGTGATATTTGTTGATGTTGCTGGGGCAAGACTCTTCACACAG ATGTGTACCGAGTGCCAGAAGGTTGGAGTTCATGTATATTTGGCAAACTGCAATG AAAGTGTCCTAAAGATCCTAACGTCAAGTGGTTTAATGAACTACATGAACCCTCAGCATATCTTCGTCACGGTTCATGATGCTGTGATGTatattcagcagcagcag GAAAAACCTCCAGAGAACACCCCAACAGTCTGGGTATGA